One part of the Brevundimonas sp. NIBR11 genome encodes these proteins:
- a CDS encoding CoA ester lyase, translated as MSVDIPRSLLFLPASNARAVEKARGLECDLAVLDLEDAVAPEMKAEARAAAVAAIRAGGFRGAVGVRVNALGTEWGEADLEALPGLPLDWIVAPKVEEPGIVDAYDARMAEDVRLCAMIETPKALFDLQHIAGAGGPLKALMLGVNDLTSALGTGASKDREPLKPWLVATVAAARAHGLAAIDGVFNGLSDPEGLASECAQGRLYGFDGKSLIHPNQIEACHAAFSPTPEEVAQAETIVDAYAAPEAAGLGAIRVGGAMVERLHLARAQAVLARAAVSR; from the coding sequence CTGAGCGTGGACATCCCGCGCAGCCTGCTGTTCCTGCCCGCCTCCAACGCCCGCGCCGTCGAGAAGGCGCGCGGACTGGAGTGCGACCTGGCCGTTCTGGACCTGGAAGACGCGGTCGCGCCGGAAATGAAGGCCGAGGCGCGGGCGGCGGCGGTCGCGGCGATCAGGGCCGGCGGCTTCAGGGGCGCGGTCGGAGTGCGGGTCAACGCGCTGGGGACCGAATGGGGCGAGGCCGATCTGGAGGCGCTGCCCGGCCTGCCGCTGGACTGGATCGTCGCGCCCAAGGTCGAGGAGCCGGGGATCGTCGATGCCTATGATGCCCGTATGGCTGAAGACGTGCGACTCTGCGCCATGATCGAAACGCCCAAGGCGCTGTTCGATCTCCAACATATCGCCGGGGCCGGAGGGCCGCTGAAGGCCCTGATGCTGGGGGTCAACGACCTCACCTCGGCGCTCGGCACGGGGGCCTCGAAGGACCGGGAACCGCTGAAGCCATGGCTGGTCGCGACGGTGGCGGCGGCGCGGGCCCACGGGCTGGCGGCCATCGACGGCGTCTTCAATGGGTTGAGCGACCCGGAGGGGCTGGCGTCGGAATGCGCGCAGGGGCGGCTCTACGGTTTCGACGGCAAGAGCCTGATCCATCCGAACCAGATCGAGGCCTGCCACGCGGCTTTTTCTCCGACCCCGGAGGAAGTCGCGCAGGCCGAAACCATCGTCGACGCATACGCCGCGCCGGAGGCTGCGGGGCTGGGCGCGATCCGCGTCGGAGGCGCCATGGTCGAGCGCCTTCATCTTGCGCGGGCTCAAGCCGTGCTGGCGCGCGCGGCCGTCAGTCGATAG
- a CDS encoding SDR family NAD(P)-dependent oxidoreductase, with the protein MSTRTIVVTGGHGVLGKAVVKAASARGLNVALIDHATGEAAPEGALEIGGIDLTDADAAEAAIAQVVAKFGGVDALLNIAGGFVWQTMDDANPAWDRMFALNLTTVLNASRAALPHLKASAEGRIVNVGANGAVKAAAGMGAYGASKSAVHRLTEALAEETKDSSVTVNAVLPSILDTPQNRKDMPDADPAKWVQPSDLAEVMLFLASPEARAITGALLPVTGRV; encoded by the coding sequence ATGAGCACGCGCACAATCGTCGTAACCGGCGGCCACGGAGTCCTCGGCAAGGCCGTCGTCAAGGCGGCGTCGGCACGGGGACTGAACGTCGCCCTGATCGATCATGCGACGGGCGAGGCGGCGCCGGAGGGCGCGCTGGAGATCGGCGGGATCGACCTGACCGACGCGGACGCGGCCGAGGCGGCCATCGCCCAGGTTGTGGCGAAGTTCGGCGGCGTGGACGCCTTGCTGAACATCGCGGGTGGTTTCGTCTGGCAGACGATGGACGACGCCAACCCCGCCTGGGACAGGATGTTCGCGCTCAACCTGACCACCGTCCTGAACGCCAGCCGCGCCGCCCTGCCCCATCTGAAGGCCTCGGCCGAGGGGCGGATCGTAAATGTCGGGGCCAACGGCGCGGTGAAGGCGGCGGCAGGCATGGGGGCCTATGGAGCCTCCAAGTCGGCGGTGCACCGGCTGACGGAAGCCCTGGCCGAGGAGACCAAGGACAGTTCGGTCACCGTCAACGCCGTCCTGCCCTCGATCCTCGACACCCCGCAGAACAGGAAGGACATGCCCGACGCGGATCCGGCGAAATGGGTCCAGCCGTCCGATCTGGCCGAGGTCATGCTGTTCCTCGCCTCGCCCGAAGCCCGCGCCATCACCGGCGCCCTCCTGCCCGTCACCGGCCGGGTCTGA
- a CDS encoding ROK family protein — protein sequence MRIGIDFGGTKIEAVGLDADGVVLARKRVPNPGNYDAAIQTVADLVAFIESETERTGSIGMGTPGSQSPATGLMRNANSVYLNGRRFGEDLEARLSRPVRLANDANCLALSEATDGAAAGARAAFAIIIGTGCGGGLVVDGKLVEGAGGVAAEIGHVSLPWPSAEEAPGPACWCGLNGCLETWVSGSGLQRDHRERTGQSLDAPDIVAAARGGEAASVDSLERYIDRLGRAIAMTANLVDPDVFVLGGGMSNVTELYDRLPAVVERYAFSDHWEGRIAPAVWGDSSGVRGAARLWSLDEVQGEAA from the coding sequence ATGCGCATCGGGATCGATTTCGGCGGGACAAAGATCGAGGCCGTGGGGCTGGACGCCGACGGCGTGGTTCTGGCCCGAAAGCGCGTGCCCAATCCCGGGAACTATGACGCGGCCATCCAGACGGTCGCCGATCTGGTCGCTTTCATCGAGTCGGAGACCGAACGGACCGGCTCCATCGGCATGGGCACGCCGGGGTCGCAGTCGCCGGCCACCGGCCTGATGCGGAACGCCAACTCCGTCTATCTGAATGGGCGCAGGTTCGGTGAAGACCTCGAAGCGCGTCTGAGCCGTCCGGTGCGTCTGGCCAACGACGCCAATTGTCTGGCCCTGTCGGAGGCGACGGACGGTGCGGCGGCGGGGGCCAGGGCGGCCTTCGCCATCATCATCGGCACCGGCTGCGGCGGCGGCCTCGTCGTCGACGGAAAGCTCGTCGAGGGCGCGGGCGGGGTCGCCGCGGAGATCGGACATGTCAGCCTGCCGTGGCCCAGCGCCGAGGAGGCGCCGGGGCCGGCGTGCTGGTGTGGCCTCAACGGCTGTCTGGAAACCTGGGTGTCGGGGTCGGGCCTGCAGCGCGATCACCGTGAGAGAACCGGTCAGAGCCTGGATGCGCCCGACATCGTCGCGGCCGCGCGGGGGGGCGAAGCCGCCTCGGTCGACAGCCTGGAGCGCTATATCGATCGGCTCGGCCGCGCCATCGCCATGACCGCCAACCTCGTGGATCCCGACGTCTTCGTACTCGGCGGCGGGATGTCGAACGTGACGGAGCTGTACGACCGGCTGCCGGCCGTGGTGGAGCGCTATGCCTTCTCCGACCATTGGGAAGGACGGATCGCGCCGGCCGTCTGGGGGGATTCCTCGGGCGTGCGGGGGGCGGCGCGGCTTTGGTCGCTAGATGAAGTTCAAGGAGAAGCCGCATGA
- a CDS encoding GAF domain-containing protein — translation MSYVARDDRPADKAARYTEIEAEILAVLDGEPNVTARMATVGSMLADAFDDYFWTGFYVVDPAKQRELVVGPYQGTLGCLRIAFGRGVCGTAAETRQTQIVEDVHAFPGHIACDGRSESEIVVPVFDGSGALIAVFDVDATRKAAFDAVDAEALERLLGKVFAA, via the coding sequence ATGTCCTACGTCGCCCGCGACGACCGCCCCGCCGATAAGGCCGCCCGCTATACAGAGATCGAGGCGGAGATTCTGGCCGTACTGGACGGCGAACCGAACGTGACCGCGCGGATGGCGACAGTCGGTTCGATGCTGGCCGATGCGTTCGACGACTATTTCTGGACCGGCTTCTATGTCGTCGATCCGGCGAAGCAGCGGGAGCTCGTGGTCGGACCGTATCAGGGGACGCTGGGTTGTCTGCGGATCGCCTTCGGGCGAGGGGTCTGCGGCACGGCGGCGGAGACGCGGCAGACTCAGATCGTCGAGGATGTGCATGCGTTTCCGGGGCATATCGCCTGCGACGGACGCTCCGAGAGCGAGATCGTGGTGCCGGTATTCGATGGGTCGGGGGCGCTGATCGCCGTGTTCGACGTGGACGCGACGCGCAAGGCCGCTTTTGACGCCGTGGATGCGGAGGCGCTGGAACGGCTGCTGGGGAAGGTGTTCGCCGCCTGA